From the genome of Rathayibacter sp. VKM Ac-2759, one region includes:
- a CDS encoding extracellular solute-binding protein, producing the protein MTPFTRRQLIAAGLGTAALGGLTACATPGTVSVNSGAAIPAATGPIRLQYWAWLKDLQKVCDVWNASNPNVQVDAVWIPGGNAGGYQKLYSALAAGGGPDIGQVEMRSLPEFMLVNGLVDLNRYGAEQYADRYDPTLWGQVSYTGGVYGIPQDSGPMAFFYQPEILDRVGAAAPATWDEWAAVATELRGVDSYIDCFPLADASVFAAFATQAGAQWLRAEEDGWVIDMTDDATTRVAQFFDIAIDQDLVQTGYGAYSPAWFAAAASGGIASCTTGSWGDALIQGVSGGSGKWRVAPMPTWGDTGYGSSFLGGSTAAVFASSQHPQEALEFAVWMTTSQEGIDAMIANSGIGWSPAVGEIGTTRQQPSEFFSGENYYEDVLVPASEEQNPDWSWWPVTQQSFNILSDGFRKKASGLSLVDAVAQAEDQIITVFENKGLSIRKASA; encoded by the coding sequence GTGACACCGTTCACACGCAGACAGCTCATCGCCGCCGGACTCGGCACCGCGGCACTCGGCGGGCTCACCGCCTGCGCCACCCCCGGCACCGTCTCGGTCAACAGCGGCGCGGCCATCCCGGCGGCCACCGGGCCGATCCGCCTCCAGTACTGGGCCTGGCTCAAGGACCTGCAGAAGGTCTGCGACGTCTGGAACGCCTCGAACCCGAACGTGCAGGTCGACGCGGTCTGGATCCCCGGCGGCAACGCGGGCGGCTACCAGAAGCTCTACTCGGCTCTCGCGGCCGGCGGCGGGCCCGACATCGGCCAGGTCGAGATGCGCTCGCTCCCCGAGTTCATGCTCGTCAACGGGCTCGTCGACCTCAACCGCTACGGCGCCGAGCAGTACGCCGACCGCTACGACCCCACCCTCTGGGGACAGGTCAGCTACACCGGAGGCGTCTACGGGATCCCGCAGGACAGCGGCCCCATGGCGTTCTTCTACCAGCCCGAGATCCTCGACAGGGTCGGCGCGGCGGCCCCCGCGACCTGGGACGAGTGGGCCGCGGTCGCGACCGAGCTGCGCGGCGTCGACTCCTACATCGACTGCTTCCCGCTCGCCGACGCCTCCGTCTTCGCCGCCTTCGCGACGCAGGCCGGTGCGCAGTGGCTGCGGGCGGAGGAGGACGGCTGGGTCATCGACATGACCGACGACGCGACGACGCGGGTCGCGCAGTTCTTCGACATCGCCATCGACCAGGACCTCGTGCAGACCGGCTACGGCGCCTACTCCCCCGCGTGGTTCGCGGCGGCCGCCAGCGGGGGCATCGCCTCCTGCACCACGGGCAGCTGGGGCGACGCCCTCATCCAGGGCGTGAGCGGAGGGAGCGGCAAGTGGCGGGTGGCGCCGATGCCCACCTGGGGGGACACGGGCTACGGCTCGAGCTTCCTCGGCGGCTCGACGGCGGCGGTCTTCGCGAGCAGCCAGCACCCGCAGGAGGCCCTCGAGTTCGCGGTCTGGATGACCACCTCCCAGGAGGGGATCGACGCGATGATCGCCAACAGCGGTATCGGCTGGTCGCCCGCCGTCGGCGAGATCGGCACCACCCGGCAGCAGCCGAGCGAGTTCTTCAGCGGCGAGAACTACTACGAGGACGTCCTCGTACCGGCCTCCGAGGAGCAGAACCCCGACTGGTCGTGGTGGCCGGTGACGCAGCAGTCGTTCAACATCCTCAGCGACGGCTTCCGCAAGAAGGCGTCGGGGCTCTCGCTCGTCGACGCCGTCGCCCAGGCCGAGGACCAGATCATCACGGTCTTCG
- a CDS encoding TetR/AcrR family transcriptional regulator, producing MTEAVPTRSARRGPYAKSAERRRSIIEAAHAVFAARGYARGSLQDVADRVGLSQTSLLHYFPTKNELLLAVLQHRDLITGDGSSPPDPEEGLVAGILRQTRYNETAPGVIELYAVLCGESTTDEHPGRDFFAQRFLRLRSEYTGELRLLRDAGRLREGADPERVAASIIALWDGIQLQWLLDHDAVDMVACLADYLDLVILPAP from the coding sequence ATGACGGAGGCGGTCCCCACCCGCAGTGCGCGCCGCGGCCCCTACGCCAAGTCGGCCGAGCGCCGGCGCAGCATCATCGAGGCGGCGCACGCGGTCTTCGCGGCGCGCGGCTACGCCCGCGGCTCGCTGCAGGACGTCGCCGACCGCGTCGGGCTCAGCCAGACCAGCCTGCTGCACTACTTCCCGACCAAGAACGAGCTGCTGCTCGCCGTGCTGCAGCACCGCGACCTGATCACGGGCGACGGCTCGTCGCCGCCGGATCCCGAGGAGGGTCTCGTCGCCGGCATCCTGCGCCAGACCCGCTACAACGAGACGGCGCCCGGGGTCATCGAGCTGTACGCCGTGCTGTGCGGCGAGTCGACGACCGACGAGCATCCGGGGCGCGACTTCTTCGCCCAGCGCTTCCTGCGCCTGCGCAGCGAGTACACCGGCGAGCTCCGGCTGCTTCGCGACGCCGGCCGGCTCCGCGAGGGCGCGGACCCCGAGCGGGTCGCGGCGTCGATCATCGCGCTGTGGGACGGCATCCAGCTGCAGTGGCTGCTCGACCACGACGCGGTCGACATGGTGGCGTGCCTGGCCGACTACCTCGACCTGGTGATCCTGCCCGCGCCCTAG
- the aspS gene encoding aspartate--tRNA(Asn) ligase, producing MTDATRLPRTTVKKLAALEDGPVRVSGWVETVRDQKKVQFVVLRDESGAVQLVNPAVREAVEGDEASAAKLAITEAISGLAQGSFITVTGALKHDERVKLGGIEVKLETLGIVSESIPEAPIAADSGIDKRMDWRFLDLRRPEQNLIARVQTTFEHALRTYWIENDFIEIHTPKLMASASESRAELFEVEYFETKAYLAQSPQFFKQMAQPAGFGKVFEVGPAFRADPSFTSRHATEFTSVDSEVSWIDSHEDVMELHEQLMVAGLTAVVAKHGAEVKALFDIDLTVPTTPFPRIPLAEAKRIVAERGYEVPRADDDMDPEGERRIAAYVKEEFGHDFVFLTDYASSIRPFYHMRREGDGTITNSYDLIYNGVEISTGAQREHRIDVLTEQARDKGLDPEELGFYLDFFRYGVPPHGGFGMGLSRVVMLMLQQANLREVTYLFRGPTRLLP from the coding sequence GTGACCGACGCGACCCGCCTCCCCCGAACCACCGTCAAGAAGCTCGCCGCCCTCGAAGACGGGCCGGTGCGCGTCTCCGGCTGGGTCGAGACGGTGCGCGATCAGAAGAAGGTGCAGTTCGTCGTCCTCCGCGACGAGTCGGGCGCCGTGCAGCTCGTGAACCCCGCGGTCCGCGAGGCCGTCGAGGGCGACGAGGCCTCCGCCGCGAAGCTCGCGATCACCGAGGCGATCTCCGGTCTCGCGCAGGGCTCCTTCATCACCGTGACCGGCGCGCTCAAGCACGACGAGCGCGTGAAGCTCGGCGGCATCGAGGTCAAGCTCGAGACGCTCGGGATCGTGTCCGAGTCGATCCCGGAGGCGCCCATCGCCGCCGACTCCGGCATCGACAAGCGCATGGACTGGCGCTTCCTCGACCTGCGCCGCCCCGAGCAGAACCTGATCGCCCGCGTGCAGACCACGTTCGAGCACGCCCTGCGCACCTACTGGATCGAGAACGACTTCATCGAGATCCACACCCCGAAGCTGATGGCGAGCGCCTCGGAGTCGCGCGCCGAGCTCTTCGAGGTCGAGTACTTCGAGACCAAGGCCTACCTCGCGCAGAGCCCCCAGTTCTTCAAGCAGATGGCCCAGCCCGCCGGCTTCGGCAAGGTCTTCGAGGTCGGGCCGGCCTTCCGCGCCGACCCGAGCTTCACCTCGCGGCACGCGACCGAGTTCACCAGCGTCGACTCCGAGGTCTCGTGGATCGACTCCCACGAGGACGTCATGGAGCTGCACGAGCAGCTGATGGTCGCCGGTCTCACCGCCGTGGTCGCCAAGCACGGCGCCGAGGTGAAGGCGCTCTTCGACATCGACCTCACCGTGCCGACCACGCCGTTCCCGCGCATCCCGCTGGCCGAGGCCAAGCGCATCGTCGCGGAGCGCGGCTACGAGGTGCCCCGCGCCGACGACGACATGGACCCCGAGGGCGAGCGCCGCATCGCGGCGTACGTGAAGGAGGAGTTCGGCCACGACTTCGTGTTCCTGACCGACTACGCCTCCAGCATCCGGCCGTTCTACCACATGCGCCGCGAGGGCGACGGGACGATCACCAACAGCTACGACCTCATCTACAACGGAGTCGAGATCTCGACCGGCGCCCAGCGCGAGCACCGCATCGACGTGCTCACCGAGCAGGCGCGCGACAAGGGCCTCGACCCCGAGGAGCTCGGCTTCTACCTCGACTTCTTCCGCTACGGCGTCCCGCCGCACGGAGGCTTCGGCATGGGCCTGTCCCGCGTCGTCATGCTGATGCTGCAGCAGGCCAACCTCCGCGAGGTCACCTACCTGTTCCGCGGTCCGACGCGCCTCCTGCCCTAG
- a CDS encoding cell wall-binding repeat-containing protein: MLIGVSSFPLSASAADGNIRTPFESGGPVYVYQGYSSGSHTGTSQFGLDLTSDSSSTSTSGRTVVAPEGGTIAYWQAAYGNLCVNVAGGRSYTLTHINASVTRGAITAGQSVGTVGAAGTVNNNNVAHLHFEYWSAPGCYDNGSPLTFETANGLRICGAQNMPASGPVSNGTWGRTAFTANDCSDPGSAQPFGSLDSVQSVHGGVVVTGWAIDPDTNDPIDVHVYANGAYQSSARADLDRPDVDAAHHRGPRHGYSVFIGGDAAASGPITVYGINAGGGNNPALGTLSAPASATPFGSLDSVTGVDGTVRLTGWALDPDTQEPIDVHIYRGSTGLEAVHADLTRDDVGAAHGDGPNHGFDITVPQGSGGDTYIVYAITFGAGPNPEIGRSTAPPSLVRAPRLSGEAIAGSTLSVDGGEWDVADLTLTYTWFRDSTPIPGATAAEYAVTSSDVGATLHAVVSAKRAGYADASARTSATDPVVSTGTSLSVTRIAGVDRQDTAARISRATFPTNVPVVYIATGGNFPDALSAAPAAAKQDGPLLLVDRDSMSRAVKDELTRLKPGKIVVVGSGLSVSDTLLSELRDYAGSGGIERIGGVDRYDTADKIVTYAFSSGSSRAWVATGEKFPDALSASAAAGSVDAPVLLVNGGLSAVTTQTRQLVTELGVTSLTIAGSALSISEGIKESLPAASTRIGGTDRYDTSEKLNKAAFTAADTVYFATGENFPDALAGATAAGYTGSPLFAVHPDCVPQEVLDDITDLGASEVILLGGSGTLSDNVARLVAC; the protein is encoded by the coding sequence GTGCTCATCGGTGTGAGCAGCTTTCCCCTCTCTGCGAGCGCCGCCGACGGAAACATCCGTACGCCATTCGAATCGGGCGGACCGGTCTACGTCTATCAAGGCTATTCCTCCGGCAGCCACACCGGCACTTCTCAGTTCGGCCTCGATCTCACCAGTGATTCGAGCTCGACCTCGACCTCGGGTCGGACAGTGGTGGCTCCCGAGGGTGGGACCATCGCCTATTGGCAGGCGGCCTATGGAAACCTCTGCGTGAACGTCGCCGGCGGGCGCAGCTATACGCTGACGCATATCAACGCGTCGGTCACCCGCGGCGCAATCACCGCCGGCCAATCAGTAGGAACTGTCGGCGCTGCAGGAACAGTGAACAACAACAACGTCGCTCACCTGCACTTCGAGTACTGGTCTGCACCTGGTTGCTATGACAACGGCAGCCCACTGACCTTCGAGACGGCGAACGGCCTGAGGATCTGCGGCGCTCAGAACATGCCGGCCTCAGGGCCGGTCAGCAACGGCACCTGGGGCCGCACCGCTTTCACGGCCAATGACTGCAGTGACCCCGGCAGTGCACAGCCCTTCGGGTCCCTGGACAGCGTGCAATCAGTGCACGGCGGGGTGGTGGTGACGGGTTGGGCGATCGACCCCGATACGAACGATCCGATCGATGTGCATGTCTATGCGAACGGTGCGTACCAGAGCTCGGCCCGCGCGGATCTGGACCGCCCCGATGTCGATGCCGCGCACCACCGCGGACCTCGGCACGGCTACTCCGTCTTCATCGGCGGTGATGCAGCCGCGAGTGGACCGATCACGGTGTACGGAATCAACGCCGGCGGTGGCAACAACCCGGCTCTCGGCACCCTCAGTGCTCCCGCATCGGCGACACCCTTCGGCTCGCTGGATTCAGTGACCGGTGTCGACGGCACCGTCAGGCTCACCGGCTGGGCGCTCGACCCCGACACCCAGGAGCCCATCGACGTCCACATCTATCGTGGCTCGACCGGGCTCGAAGCGGTGCACGCGGACCTCACTCGCGACGACGTCGGTGCGGCCCACGGCGACGGGCCGAATCATGGATTCGACATCACAGTGCCTCAGGGGAGCGGAGGGGACACGTACATCGTGTACGCGATCACCTTCGGAGCAGGCCCCAACCCGGAGATCGGACGTTCAACCGCGCCTCCGAGCCTTGTCCGGGCTCCGAGACTCAGCGGCGAAGCGATCGCCGGTTCCACTCTTTCGGTGGACGGCGGCGAATGGGATGTCGCGGACCTCACCCTGACTTACACCTGGTTCCGAGACTCGACCCCTATTCCCGGTGCTACCGCAGCCGAGTACGCAGTCACATCGAGCGATGTCGGCGCGACCCTCCATGCAGTCGTCTCGGCGAAGCGGGCCGGATACGCCGACGCTTCCGCACGAACGAGCGCTACTGATCCTGTGGTCTCGACGGGGACCTCCCTGAGCGTCACGCGGATCGCTGGTGTAGACCGCCAGGACACTGCTGCGAGAATCTCCCGCGCGACGTTCCCGACCAACGTGCCCGTTGTCTACATCGCCACCGGCGGGAACTTCCCCGATGCGCTGAGCGCGGCCCCGGCCGCCGCGAAGCAGGACGGTCCGTTGCTCCTCGTCGACCGCGACTCCATGAGCCGGGCAGTGAAGGACGAGCTCACTCGTCTCAAGCCCGGGAAGATCGTCGTCGTCGGCTCCGGCCTGAGTGTCAGTGACACGCTCCTCTCGGAGCTGCGGGACTACGCAGGTTCAGGTGGCATCGAGCGCATCGGCGGAGTCGATCGGTATGACACCGCGGACAAGATCGTCACCTACGCGTTCTCCTCCGGTTCGAGTCGGGCGTGGGTCGCGACCGGGGAGAAGTTTCCTGATGCGCTGAGCGCGAGTGCTGCCGCGGGCTCTGTCGATGCGCCTGTGCTGCTCGTCAACGGTGGACTCTCTGCCGTGACCACTCAGACGCGCCAGCTGGTGACCGAACTCGGTGTGACCTCCCTCACGATTGCGGGAAGCGCCCTCTCTATCAGTGAAGGCATCAAGGAGTCTCTGCCGGCGGCGTCCACGCGTATCGGCGGCACCGACCGCTATGACACGTCCGAGAAGCTCAACAAGGCGGCCTTCACCGCAGCTGACACGGTCTACTTCGCTACCGGGGAGAACTTCCCCGACGCGCTCGCCGGCGCTACCGCCGCCGGCTACACCGGCAGCCCCCTCTTCGCCGTCCACCCCGACTGCGTCCCGCAGGAGGTCCTCGACGACATCACCGACCTCGGTGCTTCGGAAGTCATCCTTCTCGGTGGCTCGGGAACCCTTTCCGACAACGTCGCACGACTCGTCGCCTGCTAG